From Geotalea uraniireducens Rf4:
GAATTTTATTAAGTTTTTCCGCGCTGCTGTATGCAAAACCCTCCTGGGAATTCTCATCATATTGTCCCTGCTTCCCAACCCTGCTTTTTGCCTTGATTCAGAAGACTCCCAAATTTTTATTGCTGGTTTTAATTCCTACCAGAAACGGGATTTTCAGACGGCCGTTGATAAAATGAGCGCTCTTCTGAAGAAGTATCCTGACACTCCGCTGCGCGATATGGCCATTTTCTGGCTTGCAAGGGCTAATTACAAGGCGGGACATCGTCAGGAAGCAGCCAGATACATGGCGCAGTTTTTCAAGGAATATCCGGACAGCCCGTTGAAGGCGACGGTGGAAGATGAACTGGTTACACTTGCAGCAAAATACGCAAAAGGTGAACCTATACCTGCTGAAGAGAAGGTTGCCGTTGAGAAGGCGGTCGCCGAAAAAGCCGCTGCTGAAAAGCTGGCAATGGAAAAGGCCGAAGCGGAAAAAATTGCGGCAGCCAAAAAGGCGGGAGAGTTACGCATAGCCGCGGAGAAAGCCGCGGCAGAAAAGGCCCTTCAGGCAAAGCTTGCAGCTGAGAAGGCGGCAGTCGAAAAAGCCGTAGCGGAAAAGGCCGCCGCAGAGAAGCTCGCGCAGGAAAAGGCCGAGGCGGAAAGAAAAGCGGCAGCCAAGAAGGCCGAGGAGATGCGCATAGCTGCGGAGAAAGCAGCGGCAGAAAAAGCCCTTCAGGCAAAGCTTGCAGCTGAGAAGGCGGCAGTCGAAAAAGCCGCAGCGGAGAAGGCAGCCGCAGAGAAGCTTGCGCAGGAAAAGGCCGAGGCGGAGAGAAAAGCGGCAGCTCAAAAGGCCGAGGAGGTGCGCATAGCCGCGGAGAAAGCCGCGGCAGAAAAGGCCCTTCAGGCAAAGCTTGCTGAGAAGGCGGCAGCCGAAAAAGCCGCAGCGGAAAAGGCAGCCGCAGAAAAGCTTGCGCAGGAAAAGGCTGAGGCGGAGAAAAAAGCAGCAGCCAAGAAGGCCGAGGAGATGCGCATAGCCGCTGAGAAAGCCGCTGCGGAAAAAGCTCTTCAGGCAAAGCTTGCAGCTGAGAAGGCGGCAGTCGAGAAAGCCGCAGCGGAGAAGGCAGCCGCAGAAAAGCTTGCGCAGGAAAAGGCTGAGGCGGAGAAAAAAGCGGCGGCCAAGAAGGCCGAGGAGATGCGCATAGCCGCGGAGAAAGCAGCGGCAGAAAAGGCGCTTCAGGCAAAGCTTGCAGCTGAGAAGGCGACAGCCGAAAAAGCCGCCGCAGAGAAGGCCGCTGCGGAGAAGCTGGCGCAGGAAAAGGCCGAGGCGGAGAGAAAGGCAGCAGCCAAGAAGGCCGAGGAGATGCGCATAGCCGCGGAGAAGGCTTCTGCAGAAAAACGTGCCGTGGAGAAAACTGCTGCGGCAAAAGCGGATTCCGCTCCCGATAAACGAAAGGCTGGCGCCAGGAAAAAAGAAAAAACCGGCAAATCAGCCAAGGCTGCAACACTGCGTGAAAAAGCAATCGCCGAATACAGGTCGGTCATTGATCGTTTTCCCGGTACCGCTGCCGCTGCAAGCGCATCTGCAAAACTCAGGCAGCTCGGTGTGCTCCACCCGGCCGTGAGCGGCGCAGGCGTTGCAATTGCCGCAGGAGAAAACGCCAAGATTCTCACTCTGGAAGTGGGACAGTTTGCCGACTTCGATTTTACCATTGCTCCTCCGGCTCAATCCCTGGAAGCGGGCAAACGGTTTGCCATTCCTTTCGAGATGGTCAATCTGGGCAATGGTCCCGATAGCTTCTATCTGGAATCAGGCTTCCCTGTTGAATACAATCTCCAGTTCGCTGCTGCGGTGAAACCGGAGATGCCGATTAACCTTACGCCGCAATTGGCCGCCGGAGAAAAGTTCAAAGCCGTTATGGCGATCACGGTGCCGCGCAGCGTCATCGATGGGCAGAAGGCCAGTTATCCCATCAAACTCGGCTCCCAGTTTTCCAGGGACGTTTCCCAATCCAGGGAAGTCAGCCTGTTTTTCTCTGCCCCTCTGTTGCGGGCGGTGATCAAAGCGGAAAAATCCCAACTTCTGCCGGGTGAGAAGGTCTCCTACCGGCTTGACCTGCTCAATATCGGCACTTCTTCCGCCCGCGGCGTAACGTTGCGCCTCAACTATCCGCCCCAGTATGAACCGGTGAATTTCATCCCCGCAGGCTTCAAGCAGGAGATGAAAGCTGCGCTGGTACTGGACGGATTGCAGCTCAATTCCGGTGAGAGCAAGGAATTCACCGTTACCTTCCAGTTGAAGGACGAGGCGCTGGCGCAGCAGGAACTCTTCCTGAGGGCAGACGTCATCAACAACGAGCTGGAGAAAAAGGATTCATTCCTTTCCCCCGCTACCTTTGTTCAGGGTGTCAGCGGCGTTGCAGTCAGAACCACGGCGGAGAAACTGGTGGTCGTACCCGGCCAGACCGTCATGATCCCCATTATCGTGACCAATACCGGTAATCTGCGGGAAGACTTCGCCATCAAGCCGGCCATCCCTGCCAATGCATCCTATTCCTTCTACCAGGACCTGAACCGTGATGGCAAAAAGCAGGAAAACGAGCCGATGATAAACCATGTGGGACCTCTGGGCCCCAAGGAAGAAGCTTACGTGGTGCTGGAGGTTACGACGCCGGTAACTGAAATCGACGGTGCGAGCGTCCCGCTCGCTGTGGCCTTTGAACCGGAGGGTGACAAGGCGAAAAGCGCAGCGCTTAACGTGCGGCTCGTTTATTCACGGCCGGTGCTGGATCTGGTCATGATCGGCAAAGGGGGCAAACTCAAGCCCGGCGAGGTTTCCTCGTTTGAACTGAGCTGCACCAACCGTGGTTCGAATATGGCCAAACTGGTGGATGTGCAGAGCTTCCTGCCGGATCAGTTGACGCTGGTTTCTGCGGACCCTGCATTTACACGGGGAAGTGACGGCGTGTACACCTGGAGATTCGACGAACTGGGTGCAGGTGAAAAAAGGAACATCAAGGTTAATTATAAGGTGAAGTCCGGTACCGCTGTCGGAACGAACATGCAGGTTAAAAATATCCTTAAGTACCAGGATCCTTTAGGGAACAGCTACTGATATGCGTCCCTCGCCGGGCATTATTGCCTGTTCCATGCTTTTGCTTGTTGCCCATTCGGGAGGCGCGTGGGGTGGGGATTATCTGCTCTATGCGCCGCAGCCTACTGAATCCGACAAGCTTACTGCCGGACCTGAAGAAGGTATTCTGGTCAAGGGAATCACCATCAAGCGGGGCGATACGCTCAAGGCTCTTGCCCGGAAATATCGGGGCAAAAGCTCCTATTTTCCGCAGATTCTCCTTTTTAACAAAATCAGCAACCCGGACCTGATCCATGCAGGCGTCAGGCTGCTCATGCCGATAACCGAAGACGGCGCGACATCACTTCACAAAAGCAGAAAGGTTGCCACTCCCGCCCCCAATGATGTAGAAGTTCCAAAGACCGACCTTCCTGCATCATCAGTAACGACGCATCCTGCTGTAAAACAAGAGCCTGATGCGGGACAGCAACTCTTCCAGAAGGCGGCCAGGGCATACAAAAAAGGAGATTATCGGCAGGCGCTCAAGGCGTTTGACCGGTTTCTCTCCAAATTCTCCAACTCACCTCTTGCGGCAGATGCAAGCCTTTACCGGGCAGATTGCCTATTGAACCTGTCGCGGCAGTAATGCCGGATCTGTTTCACTCTCCTGTTTATTTCCCGTACCTTATAACAGGCTTCCGTTTACGGGTGTTTGTCTTTCACTTCCTGCAACTCCGCCGTTAACGCGGCGACAGGACTCTCCGTTATCAGCACCTGCCGTGGCGGATTCGTATCCCGCGTGAACAGAAAGCCTGTTACCCGGGTTATGGTACGGTTCTTGTCGTTGAGCATCAAGGAATGCTCGGCGTAACGATAGGTGATATCCAGATGCGTGAGAAGGGATGAAACGATTTTTGCAAAATCATCGGCAGGGCTCACCCGGACCACGTTGTACCCTTCCACCTCAAGGAGCCTGAAAAGGGTGTAAGTGTATGGGTCGTTGTCGGAGAGGCTTAAAATAAAGCGCTTGTTGTTATGCTCGAAATACCGGTCGACCTTAACGCTGAAGCGACCTCCACCCCCCTTGCCGGGTGATGTTTCGATGATCTGATTTTTACCCCATTTCAGGGCAAGGATGTTCATGAGGGAATCGACGATCTCACCAGGTTCCCTTGTCTTGATGGAGCGTACGGCAACGGCTGCTACGAGCGGAGCTTCGGTCAAAGACCGACTGGTTTGCGACGTTTGAGGCGTCACGGTGGTTGCGGGTTGTTTGTTCAGGACCGGCGATTCCGGGCGGACTTTGCCGGGTGCTCCCTTGGCTATAGCTGCTGTCCCGTGTTTTACCCCGGTCGGCACCAGGATGGTCTGGCCGATGGAGAGCTTTCTGATGTCGGAAATTTTGTTTATGCGAACGATTTCAGGGATCAGCGCTT
This genomic window contains:
- a CDS encoding tetratricopeptide repeat protein, whose amino-acid sequence is MNFIKFFRAAVCKTLLGILIILSLLPNPAFCLDSEDSQIFIAGFNSYQKRDFQTAVDKMSALLKKYPDTPLRDMAIFWLARANYKAGHRQEAARYMAQFFKEYPDSPLKATVEDELVTLAAKYAKGEPIPAEEKVAVEKAVAEKAAAEKLAMEKAEAEKIAAAKKAGELRIAAEKAAAEKALQAKLAAEKAAVEKAVAEKAAAEKLAQEKAEAERKAAAKKAEEMRIAAEKAAAEKALQAKLAAEKAAVEKAAAEKAAAEKLAQEKAEAERKAAAQKAEEVRIAAEKAAAEKALQAKLAEKAAAEKAAAEKAAAEKLAQEKAEAEKKAAAKKAEEMRIAAEKAAAEKALQAKLAAEKAAVEKAAAEKAAAEKLAQEKAEAEKKAAAKKAEEMRIAAEKAAAEKALQAKLAAEKATAEKAAAEKAAAEKLAQEKAEAERKAAAKKAEEMRIAAEKASAEKRAVEKTAAAKADSAPDKRKAGARKKEKTGKSAKAATLREKAIAEYRSVIDRFPGTAAAASASAKLRQLGVLHPAVSGAGVAIAAGENAKILTLEVGQFADFDFTIAPPAQSLEAGKRFAIPFEMVNLGNGPDSFYLESGFPVEYNLQFAAAVKPEMPINLTPQLAAGEKFKAVMAITVPRSVIDGQKASYPIKLGSQFSRDVSQSREVSLFFSAPLLRAVIKAEKSQLLPGEKVSYRLDLLNIGTSSARGVTLRLNYPPQYEPVNFIPAGFKQEMKAALVLDGLQLNSGESKEFTVTFQLKDEALAQQELFLRADVINNELEKKDSFLSPATFVQGVSGVAVRTTAEKLVVVPGQTVMIPIIVTNTGNLREDFAIKPAIPANASYSFYQDLNRDGKKQENEPMINHVGPLGPKEEAYVVLEVTTPVTEIDGASVPLAVAFEPEGDKAKSAALNVRLVYSRPVLDLVMIGKGGKLKPGEVSSFELSCTNRGSNMAKLVDVQSFLPDQLTLVSADPAFTRGSDGVYTWRFDELGAGEKRNIKVNYKVKSGTAVGTNMQVKNILKYQDPLGNSY
- a CDS encoding tetratricopeptide repeat protein: MRPSPGIIACSMLLLVAHSGGAWGGDYLLYAPQPTESDKLTAGPEEGILVKGITIKRGDTLKALARKYRGKSSYFPQILLFNKISNPDLIHAGVRLLMPITEDGATSLHKSRKVATPAPNDVEVPKTDLPASSVTTHPAVKQEPDAGQQLFQKAARAYKKGDYRQALKAFDRFLSKFSNSPLAADASLYRADCLLNLSRQ